The Spirulina subsalsa PCC 9445 region GCGAGATTTGCCAAAGTTCATCGCTTGGGATCCCGGACCACTGGAAGCCCGACGCAAGATAAAGAACAGGGCGATTAACAGTAAAGCGGGAACAAAAAGACTGCTTAAAATGCGGAACCAGAACCCGTCATCGCTAGGGGGTTGTACGGAAATATCCACGTTGTTGGTGGTGAGGATATCGATGAGTTCCGGGTCATTGGGGAGGTTGACCAGAACTTGGGTTCCGTCTTGGGTGGTGACTGAGGCTTGAGAACGATCGGCGGTTAGGCGGATGGTTTCAATTCTACCGCTTTCCACTTCTTGGATCAGTTGACTATATTTCCAGCTTTCCCGAGTTTCCCGAGGGCTATCGAAAAAGGCTGAAGCGAGGGCTAAAAGGACGACCGCTAATAGGACGTACAGTCCTGCATTACGCCATTTTTTATTTTTGTTATTGTTCACGCGCTTGAACTCCTAATGTTGTTGGCTGTGGCAATATCCTTATCCTTATATTTTTACTATTTTGACAGTGTTTTCTCGTCGCTATCGGCCGGAGAACCAACCATCAGAAGCAGGGGACTGTCTGAATCCTCTCGGGTTGGACAACACTGTATTTTGTATAGCAAGGATGGCTTGCGCCCCAAGGTGACAACCTGTTTTACTCTTTATATTAATTTATGTTAACGTTTCTCAGAAAGTCTTAACAGAGTTGACAAAAAAAGTTTTTTGTGCATTTAGGGGCAGGGGAGGAATTTCAACCGGGCCAACTGGTCATGATTCGTCCGGCACAGAGAAGATAGGGGTAGTATTTGCTCCCCACGGGGCCACTGTCGGGAGAGAGAGAGTCAATGCCGATGCCGTTGCGCCCTTTTTCAATGCCGGAACTGTGAATATATTGATTGTCCCCTAAATAGAGAGCAACGTGGGTGACGCGGGTAGTTTCTTGAAAAAAGATTAAATCTCCGGGGAGGAGGTTGTCCCAAGGGACTTTTTGGCTAAAGGCTTCCTGTTGGTAGGAGTCCCGAGGCAGCCAAATGCCAGAGGCGGCAAAGGCGGCCTGGATGAGTCCGGAGCAGTCATAATGGGGGGCAATGGTTCCGCCCCAGAGGTAATGATGGGGTTGTGCCATAGCGTGGTGGGTAAAGGCGATGATCTCAGGGATTTTTTCGGCGATCGCCTCCCGTGACCAAATCGGGGCGCAATACTTGTTTTCACTAGGTTTGAGGTTTTTTCCTTCCGTCACAGGTAGCCAAGCCAAATAATCATCTTCACAGAGTTGGACGTGATAGGCTAATCCCTGTTGTTCTAAGATGCGCAATGGTCGCCCTTGCGCCGCTTGGGTGGCCAAACCTTGACAACTGGGGGAATTATAGAGATTAAGATCAATCTGGCAATGATATTCATCGGTTGGGGAGGGGGGAAAATCGGATAGTTTCATAAAGACCTCCGGGA contains the following coding sequences:
- a CDS encoding C40 family peptidase gives rise to the protein MKLSDFPPSPTDEYHCQIDLNLYNSPSCQGLATQAAQGRPLRILEQQGLAYHVQLCEDDYLAWLPVTEGKNLKPSENKYCAPIWSREAIAEKIPEIIAFTHHAMAQPHHYLWGGTIAPHYDCSGLIQAAFAASGIWLPRDSYQQEAFSQKVPWDNLLPGDLIFFQETTRVTHVALYLGDNQYIHSSGIEKGRNGIGIDSLSPDSGPVGSKYYPYLLCAGRIMTSWPG